aattttgacataaaaaatatgggtgaagcatcttatgtcattggcattaagatccatagagatagacctcgggatattttaggtctatcacaagaaacctttatcgataaacttttagaaagatttcggatgaagaatTGTTCActaaggttgctcctattgtgaaaggtgataggttcaatttgaaccaatgcccaaagaataaccttgaaagggaatcaatgaaaaatattttatatgcttcTGTCATATGAAACCTTATGTATGcttaggtctgtactagacctgatattgcatttattgtggggatgctaggtcgatatcagagtaatccaggtatggaccactagagagctgcaaagaaagtgatgaggtatctacaaggaaccaaatatTACatacttatgtatagacatacagataatctggatgtgattgattactcagattcagacttcaccGGTTTGTGTTGATTCtcttaaatcaacatcaggatatatttttatgatggccaatggagctatttcttggagaagcaccaAACAGACCTTGActactacttctaccatggaagttgagtttgtcccctgttttgaggctacttcacatggtgtatggcttagaatcatggattctatttttaggccattaagaattttctgtgataattcaactgctgtctttatggctaaaaataataaaagtagaagtcgaagtaaacacattgacattaaatATTTAACCATAAGAGaatatgtaaaagaaaagaaagtggtcattgagcatattagtactgaattgatgattgctgatcctttgactaaagatatgccacctctgaaattcaagaatcatgtagagaaaatgagacttggttccaatttgtaatgatattgaaactcttatatattatgatattttcttattcatgtgcatattattttgagaaaatatattgttattggaccaagaataaacataaggtttattcattaagtaatattaccacattgagattaagaaactaaatacatcgtaatACATGAACGATAATACtctctcttagaggacttatcgttatgattcatgtatttatttgttAAGAAAGTTGTtggagaaagattaattcaaattattaagataaacgtatggatcaaagtgggagaatgtaatcgttattattaaatatcttatttaataataatataaccgttctcattaatattcataatttattatcatgaatttcttcatttattatggtttaaatgatttcagttttttattcattatacatgaaaccgttattattaaattaaatatttaatatcattaaaattctttattAGGATCAAACGTTATAAAttcgaattaattcttgaacgttatgagttggtgataataaatgttcttgatgactatatatatatatatatatatatatatatatatatatgagaattttaATTGCTGGGcttaatcatctctttgaagcaaaaaagattttcgtatcaatttttattgtgtttctattataataatttagaaacacaagttgagtTCAATTATTTCTAGTAGACAGCACCCATGCTGCAATGGCACAGACAGCCTTGCAGCCATGTAATGTGTATCTCTGAAGCGTTACAGCAAATGACCAAAACCACAAACAATTAAACGACGTTCCTAACAAAGACCAATTCTCATAGTTTAagacaaatataataataataatacatgacATGGTAAACGATTTAAATAGACAATTCGTTTCTTTAACTAACTAAACATTTCTCTTCGAGTTTGTGCTCTCTCTTCTCACACTTCCTTTCTGGCCCCCGTCAATTACCTCTTCGACGATGGGCTCAACCATTGTATCCACGTTCTTGACTACTCCATCAACCTAGAGACATAAGATACCACCACATAATGGACCATGTCACACTCTTGTGTGCATCCAAGAAAGAAACGTGTTAGATCATATAAATTACCTTCTCGATCAAGGTTTCTGCGAGTTCTGCATCCTTGATCACGACTTCAGCAACGTGCTCCACCTCCAAAGCTATCTTCTTTAGCTCCGAATTCTCCGGCAGCACCTCGGCCACCTCCAACGATACCTTTTCGGTCACCTCAGCCACCTTCTCCACCACCCCAAGTATCGCCTCCGCCGTCTTCTCCGCTTTCTCTGACACACACGGTTTAGTTACTGTGAGCCGGAGAAGTTTGTGAGATGTGAATAATCATGTCAACCTTTCTTTCAAGTCCCGCATGCGTTACCTTCGATCCCTAAAACCTTCCTGTAGAACGGTAAAGCCAAGAGGACTACCGAGCCCAGAGCCCATCTCGCCCTGCAGGAATCACAAAAGCTTACAAGTGGAGAAAAGAAGATCATGTATCCGCAGCCATTGTCCAAGGCAACGATGATCGATACCATATGGGTATGTCTGGGAATGGAAGATTAGGTAGGCCTGGAACACCGTCAGATCTCTTTTTCCTGCAGAGTTGGCATCAATAAATCATCACGCTacgggggaaaaaaaaaaaaaaggaagaagaacggTGATGATGTTGACGGAGCGCGTACTTGGCGTCTTCGTTGGCCGGCGCAGCGTCGTCGTCGCTGCCGGCGGGGGCTGGAGGTTGCGTCGCCGCCCGGACAACCACCGCCCGGTGTGCATGGAAGAAGGTGCAGAAGCCGATGACGCGGTAGGAAACGGCGAGGCGACGGTGAGCGGTGTAGACGGGGAAGTGGGGGCTGGAGGGCATGGGAGAGAAGAGGGAACCCGCCATTGTTGTCCCGATCGCCTTCTTCGCTTGGGCGCAGGAAGATGGAGGATGTTCGATGAGCATATATCAGTCATGTGTGTAGAGCTCTTATACACAtacaagaaggagaaggagaccAATAATGCAACATGCAACACGTTTGACCGAGTGAAGCAGCCACAATAATTGACGCTGAAGATATTGATTTGATGATTAAAAATCTCTCAAAAAAATTAAAGATGTTTGGGAAAAAggcttatataaataataaatacataagtctgaaaaatgagtttgaatttTAAAACATTTATCATGCAAAGATATCCATAATATTCTTATATTCCTGATTATAAAATGACTGTCAGCTAAAAAAGATCACTTGCGATGCTATCTATGTACGTAAGatttaaaatattagaaaaataattacaaaaatcatcgTGATCCGTAGGATCTTTGTTTATTTTTTCCTGCATGCAAATCACATGCGAAGCCTACAATAAGTGATCTGACGACGTGTGGCCTACAAAAGCATAACCTTTCACAGGTGGAGTTAATGTGAAGAAGACGGGAATTGAATGCATCGAATAGACAAAAGCTGCATATTCCAGCAGTTTGGCTGAACCCTAATGACCATTAGACAACTCACATGTGGTTGGGTTATATAATAATAGTGGGGTTAGCGTGTGGGTGTAGGAAACCCACTATGACACAAAAACGAGCATCGCCAATTTTAAATTGGGGTCTTCTATATAATGTAACGtagcatattatatatatctaacaTGGGTTGTTGATATATGCTACCGAGTAGACGAATTGGAAAGGTGGAAAGAGATGAGATACTAttgtgaattattattattattattgcgaCGTATGTATTTTGGCAAGAGAAATATAACTATGATATGCAGCCTATGAACAACTCAGTTGAGTCCAAATACTAGATTTAAGGTGGATGACCAATATAAATAAAGATGTGAAATTAACAGGATTTAAAGGTTACATGATTTCAAGAAACTACATATATGATTTTAATTTCCGCACATTGGTtgtaaatgatggaatgaaaatgccCTTCTTAGGTAGCGTTGATGACGGTTGTGGATATgtgaaatagaaataaaaaaatttaaatgattctaCCAAGATTTAAATCTGGGTATAACTACTATAATATAaaattcactttttttttctttttttaataagttcaaagtcgaataaaaattatttttttagaaattgatattatctgaaaaaaaaaaaaaaaagtcattgaCATTTTGATCAGCCCGACGTAGTCTAGACCCATATTCGTGAGGTTGTCCGATGTGCCTCCGAAGTGGAAGCGTCGAGCTCTCGAGGTGTTTCCTGGATGAAGATCGAGGTCGAAAGAGATTTCTTGACACGAACCCTCCGATACTCAAATAGTAACCTAAAATGAATACGGGCATGAATAGTCAAAATAAGTTAGGAAAAGAACCCCTATTATTACATTGGAGATTCACTTTTATACTTGGCCTTAGAATGGGACAACCTCTAACCGTCCCAACATCCTCTTCTTGGTGTCTTGTCCACATGGGTGATTAAGGGAGGAGACAACCTCAAACTACTTGTGTTAGACTTTTGTCCATACGAGCAGACAGGTGGGAAATGACTTGGTTCTTTTCCTTCCACCAAGGACTTCACGTGGCGGCTACGTGTCAGATGATAATTGACTGATAGTATATTTCCTATCATTTGTCTTTCCTTAGGTGTGCTTAGGGGGCTCTTGCTAAAGGAGTCTGAAGTGCGATGTTTAGTTCATCCGATACAAGTGCGTTCGGGATCTCCTTACGCGGGTCGGATTTTCCCGACTCATATGCCTTGGGCAAATTTAGCCATACGACTCTACTATAGTAGATTCTTTTTACGCGAGTCAGGTTTTCCTAATTTACATGCCTTGGCACATTTGGCCTTGCGCCTCTATGTGATGGATTTTTCTTCACCCGGGTTAGATTTTCTCGACTCACGTACCTTAAGCACATTTAACCATATACTGACAGATTTCTCCTTACGCAAGtcaggttttcctaactcatacACATTAGACATATTTTGTCTTATGTCTCCATCATGTAGATTTATCCTCACGTGGGTTCGAGTTTTCAAACTCATATGCATTCGGCACATTTGGTCTTGCGTCTTCACCGTGACAAATTTTTCTTCGTGTGGGTTGGGTTTTCATGATTCATGTGTCTTGGGCACATTTGACCTTTTGCCTCTACTGTGGTATATTTATCCTCATGCTGATCGGGTTTTTTCCACTCACTTGCCTCAAGCATATTTTGCTTTGCGTCTCCGTCATAACAAATTTCTCCTTATGCGGGTCTAGTTTTTTGAACTTATATGCCTGGAGCACATTTGATCTTGTGCCTTTGTTGTGATGAATTTTAGAGGAAAGACACCATACTTTTCGACTccttatgattatatatatatatatatatatatatatatatatatatatatatatatatatatatatatatatatatagtttaaatAACACATGTAAATAGTACCCAAAATTATTTAGGATGGTGTAACATGAAGATGGTTGCTAATAGCATCATGATCAATTGTTGCCATGTTGTTGGAAGAAAAAAACAATTATGTAATCGACCTCAAATTGTGAATATATTACATACATAAAATAATGACATCCAATCCCGTCTCCGAaatattagaagaaaaaaaaattcgatTAATTTTTAGTAGTCAATGTATGCCATGTGCTTATACGAGTAGGAAAACTATTGACGTCACGTGATGCATGTGATCTTAGCACATTTTGTGGTGTTGTATTTCTTATGAATGCCCATTCAAATGACTGAATTATACGACAGGCTGTCAgtatatatttatcattttatgtcATAAATGTAAAGATATTTAGATAATTTATCGGAAAAAATTATACTATTTGAGTTTTTACGGAAATGTCATCTCCTATTCATTTTTACCTACGGATGTCATTATTCTCTAATTTGACTAAAATAATGATATCTTAAAATGCTTGAAtcaaattctttttttcttttcccacCTTCCTCCTCGTTTGTTTCCTCTCACTCTTTTTATCTTTCCATCATCGACTTCCTTATGCTTCTTCTTCTCATCTTTCGTGTCCTCTTCTACCTCCTGCCTCCTCCTCTCGTCTTTGTCTTCtaaaaatatttctaaaatttataatatttttcttaaatatatgaataaatattGTAACCATATCGATGTACAAGTTAAAAGTGTTTTAAATATATTTCACCAAAATATACtggatttgatttgaaccatagtCGATTGTAGAATCTCAATTGTATAGGTTTTACGAAcggttatttttttaatttattttcgagTATAATAGGCTCAAGTAGTAATTTATGTCAACTTTCACCATCCTACTAGGATCTCATTAtaacattattaataatattttctatatttttagagaattttaggataattaattgttaaaatctaattttttttattaagttcTATAAATGAGTATGTTTTAGTTTATTTTCTGGTGTAAAATAGTTAACTTTAATCAAATCATATCAAACATTAACTAATCTGCTAGGTTATTATTTTAACATAATtagttatatattttatattttaagatgattttatgataattaattatcaaattttagattttttatataGATTCTATAAAtgagtatattttaatttattttagagtctaatAGGATCAACTTCAACAAATCAAATCAAACTTTCACCAATATACTAAGATATTATTCTaacataattaatatatatttatttttttaaaaaaaaaattaaagataatttatcatcaaaatttagattattttttataaattagtgtATTTTAGCTTATTTCCGAGTGTGATAGTATCAACATAAACCAAATCATCTCAAACTTTCACCGGTCTACTATCATATTATTTTAACATCAgcagtaatattttttttttaatattttaaaataattaattatcaaaagtttgatttttgttttataaGCATATGCATTTTAGTTTATTTCAGAGTATAATTAGGTCAACTTTGACCATACCATCTCAAAATTTTACCCCTCTACTAGGATATGACTATAACATcattaatagtatttttttaaaaattatataattttatgacaattaattgtaaaaaaattaaatttttttaatataaattctaTGAATAGACATCATTTTCAGGTGTAAGAGAGTCAACTTAAATCAAACCATCTCAAGTTTTCAGAACATTATTCTaacaattaataataatttttaaagataattttaaataattaattataaaaaattatgtttttttaGGTGAATACTATGAACGAGTTTATTTTAATTCATTTTTAAGTATAATAATAGGGTTAATTTCGACCAAACCATCTTATAAATgtggtccaaaaaaaaaaaattgtgaaccCACAAATTttcgaaaaaaatatatatatcttattccGATTACTTATGAATTAATTTTAATCAGTCAGGTATTAAGGTCGGTCAGAGGTGATTTGCCAACTGGATTCTAAGTACTAATTGTGTTATGCTAAATGTATCTTTAGAACTTAattaatggatatcttaatccaaaCTTAATTAATTCTAAAAATAGATTTAGAATTGGAATTGGAGGATCAATGAGCTTTCAAACTCATGATTTATTAGGTTGGATCGATGTCATTTCCGAACTGTAGTATGATTAAAGCCGGCTTAATAAGACTCGGATCACAATGCATTATGCTATCTTCTTCTATTCACCTAATTTGGTGGGTGTCGGCCATAACGCCTAATTGGCTTACCACATAATGAATTAGATTCGTGTCGCTGTCGGTAAGGTGGTGAGCAATTCATTACGCAGTGCGATCTGTATCGGGTTTGATTGCATCGAGTTGTTGTGCGTCCCTCTCGCTACCCAAACCGATTAATGTCTTCTGTCTCTGTAGATTTCCGCGCTCTGTTGACTGCAGCGAGACTTGCAAGGAGCAGAAGCGCGGGTTGAGAGGAATCGAAGCCGGTGATGGCCGTCCGGCCTAATCGCCTCCTCTTTCCGGCGCCAAACGCCTCCTCCTTATGTggattcatggagttgttgtgcgTCCCTCTCGCCACCCAAACCGATTAATGTCTTCTGTCTCTGTAGATTTCCGCGCTCTGTTGACTGCAGCGAGACTTGCAAGGAGCAGAAGCGCGGGTTGAGAGGAATCGAAGCCGGTGATGGCCGTCCGGCCTAATCGCCTCCTCTTTCCGGCGCCAAACGCCTCCTCCTTATGTGGATTCATGGAGTTGTGCACCCCTCCCCCGCCGCCACCCTCTCCTCCATCTTCCCCGGGCCCCCCCACCACCATCCGGTTCCACCACTCCTCCCTCCTCCCCGCCCTCCCCATCTCCGCCGCCTTCCTCATCGCCGCCGCCGTCCTCGTTCTCGTCCTCGCCTACTTCGTCtttcgccgccgccaccaccgccgcACGGCATCCCCCGACGTACCCCTCGCCGGCGGACCCCTTGAGGAGGACGGTGGCGGCGACGGCAACGGCGACGAGGTGATGCACCATGTCTGGTACATCAGGACCGTTGGCCTCGACGAGTCAACCATCAGGGCCATCTCCGCGTTGGCGTACAAGGCCGCGGATGGCGTCCTCGGCGCCTCGGCCTCCGACTGCGCTGTCTGCCTCTCCGAGTTCCGCGAGGACGAGCTCGTTCGCCTCCTTCCCAAGTGTGGCCACGCCTTCCACCTCGGCTGTATCGACACTTGGCTTCGATCCCACGTCAATTGCCCCCTGTGCCGTGCGCCCGTCGTAGTCTCGACCTCCGCCGCCAGCAGTGGCGGTACTGGAACAAGTacccattcttcttcttcttcctcctcctcctcctcctcctcctccgccccttCATCCCACCCTGAGTTTATCCCAGATCACGTGGATCCCAATAATCTCTCCTCGGCCGTAGCGGACAGCGAGCAGATCAATGGCCGGCAATCAGAATCTGCTCAAGGCGCCTTGGAAGAGGAACCGGAGGTCGAAAGATTGGAACTTGGAGCTGGAAACCGAACTGTGGTCTTCCCGCTCACGAGCTCTGAGCAGCGAGTGACTGTTGATATTGGGGAAGATGGGTTTCAGCCCATCCGGCGATCGATTTCTATGGATTCATTTACTTGTTCTTCTTTTATACATGGATTGGAGTCTGATGAGCATCTCAGCAATAACAGGAAGAAAACCTCCTTAGAAGAAGAAGTGTGGGATGATAGAACCAGGAGAAAGCAATGGAATTTTTCCAGTGGCGCTTCTTTGTGCAAGGAAACAGAAAGATCTTTATCGAGCATTAGTGGGAGCTTCTTCTTGTCAAGACAAGGCCGAGCTCGGCGCTCCCTTCTGCCGCTGTAATGGTCCTATAACTTCAGTATATTGCCGAGTTCACCACATAGCACATTTTGTACATACCAGTGGTTCTCATAAAGTTGGGAGCTGCATTTCACCATCATATATCTGCGTTTGTAAAGTGAAAAATTACAGCAGCAAACTTGTGATGAATGCTACATCGGTTAAAGGCTGAAAGGTAGAGTTTTGGGTTGATTTCATGGCATGGCAAAACAAATGGATGATAAGACTTGGTATGCAGAGCTTCTGCTTGGGTTATATGTGGTCATAATTGCATATATAGTTTCAGCATGTAAAGAACTTTACTCTGATGTAGTATGCCAATCGATCAAGTTGGATTTGATCTTCCTATATCTGGCTCTTGGTATGTCATGCAATTTTGCCAAGAGTTGTGGTTGTTTGAATGATAGAAGTTACTGATGCATATGAAGgctatttcttttttccttctcaaATTAAAGCAGGTAAATGTTGAAGTGTGCAGCATATAATTTTAAGTTGAATGAGAATCTTCATGACGGTATCCGATTAATTTCTACATAACAGTGCTGCATGATAGCGTGATTTCCTAAATGAAAGGAATAATGCTTCAAGTTGAATCTTCttgaccttttatggctttaactCATCCTTGTTTCTGCTTTCATGCTGAAGAAGTTGAGTCCCATCAAGAGTCTGCTTTCTTGTGGTATTATTAGATTAAGACATTGTCCTATCAGGGAAACATGAGATATTAGATGCATAATCTGCATAGATTATTGTTATCGGATAGCATAACATTGTCCAAGTGCAAATGTTGCTTGTCTCTTAGGTTTTCAGTATTTGGAGTGACTTCTTAGTTTCCTTTGAACTCTCTGCTATTTCTAATTTGCCGATAACTTTCAGTGGCGTGTCATCTGCAAGAACTTCCCCTACAAGTGCTCATTCACAGAGTGGCTGCTTTATCTTTTCTTTCTGTCAACTGTCTGGAAAATCTGCTCTGATCTGAACTTTTATGTGGATTCTTCACTTTCATGTTAAATCAGAGCAACACACAAGTTTAGTCTTTGAagttatatttttatatcttGGCTTGCAAAAAAACTTATATGAGTGCTTGCAGTCTCCTTTTGTTTTTACTATCTTGTTAGATCATTGTTCCTTGTAAATTTCTGTGCTGCTGCTTTTCAAGTTTCAGAAGAATTGAAGATTGTCAGTTTCCATTTGGCCCACCAACCAAATGCTTAGTAACTTGGTTTTTCATCTCCAGCTTCATTTACTGAGATCAACAGTTCAACAAATATTGGGTTCTTCAGATGAACTGATGCTAAACAGAAACCTGAAGTTGTTTTGGTAATTACTCCAGTCGAAATACTAAAATCATTTTGATTATGTAGAGCAGATGATTTTGCACAATATTATTTTCAGAGATTTTAGTCATTATTGGTCATTCATTCATCAACCTAATGAACTTGGTTATGCAAATCCGTATGTTCTTTTAAGCCAAATCAGAGATCAGCTCTGATTTGCCTGTCCTAATTCAACTTTTCTTCTTATGATCCTTCTTTTCTTCACCTTTATAACCAAAAGCATGACTTCTGCTAAAAATTTGCCAGTACTAATTCGACAAAATCTTGACTAAATCTCTACTGTACATCAATCCTGAAGCAGCAGAGGAATAATATTTCTATCTGGATTTGGATGCAAACGTCAGTTGAGCATGACAGCCTATTCCCTCTGCAGAGTGCAAGTAGATTTGGGACAATACTATCAAGATCTTGCTGACCCAGTGGCACTGTTGGATCCAAGCATATCTGCGACTTGTTTGTATCGGGTGTTCTCAGTGACACCCGATATCGTCAATGGCGGATCCCCTATGAATCGAGTAAATGCTATGAAAACCCTTGTCGGCTACAAGAACGAGTGGCAATCACGTTTACATTCAAAAGGAATTGACTACAGATTTGCCTCCTCCTCTATCCTGATTAGCATTCGGTGGATTGCTTCTGCAATCTCGTCCGCTGATGTACACCGGCAGTCGTCTTCCACCTGCCGATCAAAACCAAACAGAGCAGGTTCAGAAGAGATCCGGAATCGCAGTGATGTAGATTGGAGACGAAGAGCTCGATACACCTTGAGACTGAAGGAGTACATGACGATGCGATCGACGGAGGTGACGTTGAGGTGCAGCGGCACGAGCCGCAAGCTCTGCAGTCCCGCCACCAGCCTGAGCAGCTGCCGGGGCCGCCGCCTCGACAGCAGCTTGAGGTTTGCATGGCTCTCCAGCATCGTCACCTCGATGTTGGCAGTGGCCGTTTGGTTCTCGATCTCGCCGGTGTTGCGGTAAAAGGCACCGGAGTGGCTGATACCGTGCCTTTTACCGCTGTTATCGTCGTTGCcattgccgccgccgccgccactgaAGAAAGAGGAGTACTGAGGAAAGCTGAAGAAGCCGGCGAAGGCAGAAGCGACGGCGGCCGCATCTGTTCGTCGCTTGAGCCGTTTCTCCACCTCCATCGAACGAAGGAGCTGCTCCAGTTCTTTGACATAATTGATTGCGCCAGCGACAATCGAAGCTTGATCACCCTGTGCATACAAGTGCTAATTCTCAAGATTTGCAGATGAATTCATGGTGATCAGAGGAAAACATCGTGCTATTACATTACCCTTTGGACGTAGAAAGATGGCATGAGAGAGCGGAGGACAGCCAGGTACTCGTTCATTTGCCTCCGGCGGTTGCGCTCCACGGCAATGTGGGCCATCCTTTGGCTCTCCACCTCCTCTCTGTTCTTGATGCTCCTCCCGCAACGCCTCTTCCTCCGCCCCGCCACCTCCATGGCCTCCCCCACTCCTCCATGGAGGTTCTGCGCCGAGGAGCACGAGGGATCACATTCTTGCACCGCCCCTTTGTCATCCTCCATTAGCCCACCCGAGTCACTGCTTCATGCTCCTCCCTCAGCGGCACGAGGCTCCATGGAGACACAGCGAAAGAGGTCGTGAGGGAAAGCCACAGCTTCCAATGCCATTTCTCTCCACCTGCACACAGCTCCATGGGGAGGACGAGGGTGGCCTTTTAAAGGCACGGGGTGGGTCAGAAGAAAACAATTGCAGACTTGCCACGTgagaagcagaggaagaagagtccgtgttctctctctctctctctttcctcttcctctactCTACCCACAGTGAGACGAGTGATGTGAGTTCAAAGATCACAGAACATGAGAGCATCACCAGCTGAGCTGAGGTAGCAGCAGCAGAGCTTTCCCTTGTCTCTTCCTGACTGCTATCATCTGCGGCTTCTGAGTCCTGTCACCAAATTTTCGTAGGTGTATGAACGATGCTGCAAATGCATGTGATCTTTCCATTAATTTCATCCTAATTATGATTATGGTTTCAAGATTTTGACGAAATTAAGTATACTTAGATATAGAGAGAGGGAAATAAAGTAGAGGCGTGTGCATCAATAAATCTAATT
This Musa acuminata AAA Group cultivar baxijiao chromosome BXJ1-2, Cavendish_Baxijiao_AAA, whole genome shotgun sequence DNA region includes the following protein-coding sequences:
- the LOC135610860 gene encoding transcription factor bHLH96-like, with the protein product MEDDKGAVQECDPSCSSAQNLHGGVGEAMEVAGRRKRRCGRSIKNREEVESQRMAHIAVERNRRRQMNEYLAVLRSLMPSFYVQRGDQASIVAGAINYVKELEQLLRSMEVEKRLKRRTDAAAVASAFAGFFSFPQYSSFFSGGGGGNGNDDNSGKRHGISHSGAFYRNTGEIENQTATANIEVTMLESHANLKLLSRRRPRQLLRLVAGLQSLRLVPLHLNVTSVDRIVMYSFSLKVEDDCRCTSADEIAEAIHRMLIRIEEEANL
- the LOC135613678 gene encoding uncharacterized protein LOC135613678; amino-acid sequence: MLIEHPPSSCAQAKKAIGTTMAGSLFSPMPSSPHFPVYTAHRRLAVSYRVIGFCTFFHAHRAVVVRAATQPPAPAGSDDDAAPANEDAKKKRSDGVPGLPNLPFPDIPIWARWALGSVVLLALPFYRKVLGIEEKAEKTAEAILGVVEKVAEVTEKVSLEVAEVLPENSELKKIALEVEHVAEVVIKDAELAETLIEKVDGVVKNVDTMVEPIVEEVIDGGQKGSVRRESTNSKRNV
- the LOC135612173 gene encoding E3 ubiquitin-protein ligase RING1-like, translating into MAVRPNRLLFPAPNASSLCGFMELCTPPPPPPSPPSSPGPPTTIRFHHSSLLPALPISAAFLIAAAVLVLVLAYFVFRRRHHRRTASPDVPLAGGPLEEDGGGDGNGDEVMHHVWYIRTVGLDESTIRAISALAYKAADGVLGASASDCAVCLSEFREDELVRLLPKCGHAFHLGCIDTWLRSHVNCPLCRAPVVVSTSAASSGGTGTSTHSSSSSSSSSSSSSAPSSHPEFIPDHVDPNNLSSAVADSEQINGRQSESAQGALEEEPEVERLELGAGNRTVVFPLTSSEQRVTVDIGEDGFQPIRRSISMDSFTCSSFIHGLESDEHLSNNRKKTSLEEEVWDDRTRRKQWNFSSGASLCKETERSLSSISGSFFLSRQGRARRSLLPL